The proteins below come from a single Malus domestica chromosome 03, GDT2T_hap1 genomic window:
- the LOC103421226 gene encoding uncharacterized protein, translated as MASDDSMTIRSCISMQEDEYYEDTDDWFDQLPHPHNLSRLSMCSVCGTDREDVMDYDSNHHDHGNYYYHGQDKSPEDTTAGMNMFMSLLSMESFDRDVLEVGLSSDSDKEPSSYSLPATPPRRRAPGGMSHYKHPNSMLLKEYASENEAQTVMGNISRKSRRRTRRTRIINNRHSWLSASPDRRNIAKKKDDDDDDDTKDANNTMMARTDSSQLGHCHSFSGESEGGSVVVITRPKGGRRSLCMDMEEVKACRDLGFELEHQHMLHEMPHHLSRSASTLDTNTTCSSGGNSPIANWRISSPGDDPREVKARIKVWAQAVALASTSRQGI; from the exons ATGGCGTCAGACGATAGTATGACCATCCGGTCTTGTATCTCCATGCAGGAAGACGAGTACTATGAGGATACCGATGATTGGTTTGATCAACTGCCCCATCCCCATAACTTGTCTAGGCTATCCATGTGTTCCGTATGTGGTACCGATCGTGAGGATGTTATGGATTATGATAGTAATCATCATGATCATGGTAACTACTACTACCATGGCCAAGATAAATCCCCAGAAGACACTACCGCTGGCATGAATATGTTCATGTCACTCTTGTCCATGGAAAGCTTTGACCGGGACGTACTGGAAGTTGGGCTGTCATCCGACTCCGACAAGGAACCCAGCTCTTACTCACTTCCGGCAACGCCCCCAAGACGAAGGGCTCCAGGTGGAATGTCCCATTACAAGCATCCCAATTCCATGCTGCTTAAAGAGTACGCCAGCGAGAATGAAGCTCAAACAGTCATGGGCAACATTTCCAGGAAGAGCAGGAGGAGAACAAGAAGGACGCGAATCATCAACAATCGACACTCATGGCTATCGGCATCACCAGACAGAAGAAACATAGCTAAAAagaaagatgatgatgatgatgatgacacGAAGGACGCCAATAATACGATGATGGCGCGGACGGATAGTAGTCAGCTTGGCCATTGCCATAGCTTTAGCGGGGAGAGTGAGGGTGGGAGTGTGGTAGTGATAACGAGGCCCAAGGGAGGGAGGAGGTCCTTGTGCATGGACATGGAGGAAGTCAAGGCTTGCAGAGATCTTGGGTTTGAGTTGGAGCACCAGCATATGCTGCACGAGATGCCCCATCATCTTTCTCGCTCTGCCTCCACCCTTGACACCAACACTACCTGCAGTAGCGGCGGCAATTCCCCCATCGCCAACTGGCGCATCTCCAGCCCCG GTGACGACCCACGGGAAGTGAAGGCTCGAATCAAGGTCTGGGCGCAGGCTGTGGCATTGGCATCCACATCACGACAAGGCATCTGA
- the LOC103421208 gene encoding inner membrane protein PPF-1, chloroplastic-like, whose product MAKTLISSTPFVGTSLPSVSLRGSYTLPYRSNGLATTRIRFSLHDSVPPINPFDHSPVDVASLLSRAEGLLYTIADAAVAVDPSSADAAAQKNGGWFGFISDAMEFVLKILKGGLDAVHVPYSYGFAIILLTVIVKLATLPLTKQQVESTLAMQNLQPKLKAIQKRYEGNTERIQLETSRLYRQAGINPLAGCLPTLATIPVWIGLYQALSNVANEGLLTEGFFWIPSLGGPTSIAARQSGSGISWLFPFVDGHPPLGWSDTAAYLVLPVLLVASQYVSMEIMKPPQTDDPAQKNTLLVFKFLPLMIGYFSLSVPSGLSIYWFTNNILSTAQQVWLRRLGGAKPAVNENASGIITAGRAKRSDSQPVEAGSRFRKLREEERKKQLSKALTNEEVQTSDSEVGPNEESNDKGEEVLEEVYGSGVGKELPNDPRPRRSKRSKRKRAV is encoded by the exons ATGGCGAAGACTCTCATCTCATCCACACCGTTCGTCGGCACATCTCTGCCGTCTGTCTCCCTCCGTGGGTCCTACACTCTCCCCTACCGCAGCAACGGACTCGCCACCACCAGAATCAGGTTCAGCCTCCACGACTCCGTTCCTCCGATTAATCCCTTCGACCACTCCCCCGTCGACGTCGCCTCGCTTTTGAGCCGCGCCGAGGGGCTTCTTTACACGATTGCCGACGCCGCCGTCGCCGTCGACCCGAGCTCCGCCGATGCTGCAGCTCAGAAGAATGGCGGGTGGTTCGGCTTCATCTCCGACGCCATGGAGTTCGTGCTCAAG ATTTTGAAAGGCGGGCTCGATGCCGTGCACGTTCCGTATTCATACGGTTTTGCAATTATACTGCTTACGGTTATCGTTAAACTTGCCACACTGCCTCTCACAAAGCAACAG GTGGAATCGACGTTAGCGATGCAAAACCTTCAACCAAAACTTAAAGCCATACAAAAAAGATATGAGGGCAATACG GAAAGAATACAACTTGAGACATCACGGCTGTATCGGCAGGCAGGGATTAATCCATTGGCAG GGTGTTTACCAACTTTGGCCACAATACCGGTTTGGATAGGTCTATATCAAGCTCTTTCAAATGTGGCAAATGAG GGATTGTTGACAGAAGGTTTCTTTTGGATCCCCTCTTTGGGTGGCCCAACATCAATTGCTGCTCGACAAAGTGGTTCTGGCATTTCGTGGCTGTTTCCATTTGTG GATGGACATCCACCATTGGGCTGGTCTGACACTGCAGCATACCTTGTTTTGCCTGTCCTCCTTGTTGCTTCTCAGTATGTTTCAATGGAGATCATGAAGCCTCCACAG ACTGATGATCCAGCTCAAAAAAACACACTTCTTGTATTCAAGTTTCTTCCCCTCATGATTGGTTACTTCTCCTTGTCTGTTCCTTCAGGATTGTCAATTTACTG GTTCACAAACAATATCCTCAGCACAGCACAACAAGTATGGCTGCGCAGATTAGGAGGTGCAAAGCCTGCTGTGAATGAGAATGCAAGTGGAATCATTACAGCAGGACGTGCAAAGCGATCAGATTCTCAGCCAGTAGAGGCTGGCAGTAG ATTTAGGAAGttaagagaagaagagagaaagaaacaatTGAGCAAGGCGTTAACAAATGAAGAGGTTCAGACTTCTGATTCTGAAGTTGGTCCAAATGAAGAAAGCAATGACAAg GGTGAGGAGGTTCTAGAAGAGGTGTATGGTTCTGGTGTTGGAAAGGAGCTTCCAAATGATCCTCGACCAAGGAGAAGCAAGCGATCTAAAAGGAAGCGTGCTGTATAA
- the LOC103421217 gene encoding uncharacterized protein, with protein sequence MIRAMPTWHIKLLLPAYKRPCHTRHPKTFLFTVSMLNMRRQIPTHLLLVWLLLAASQYHHHTTYVQDIESVQFKLNTAQPASGSGSLGSRTRYVLPTKVGGRNIHKTPSGPNPVGNHRPPSKQ encoded by the exons ATGATTAGGGCAATGCCTACGTGGCATATAAAATTACTTCTTCCTGCTTATAAGAGGCCCTGCCACACCAGACATCCTAAAACATTCCTATTCACTGTTAGCATGCTCAACATGAGACGACAAATTCCCACTCATCTTCTCTTGGTTTGGCTCCTGCTTGCAGCTTCTCAATACCACCACCACACTACTTATGTTCAAGATATTGAATCAG TTCAGTTCAAGCTCAATACTGCACAGCCCGCCTCAGGTTCAGGGTCGTTGGGGTCAAGAACCAGATATGTTCTGCCTACTAAG GTCGGTGGAAGGAACATCCACAAAACTCCATCAGGACCAAACCCAGTAGGGAATCATCGCCCACCATCGAAGCAATGA